Genomic window (Prosthecochloris aestuarii DSM 271):
CTGAAACACAATCCTGCCGACCAGATAACCATAGAACAAACCTCCTGCATTTCGTTCAGCCAGTTAAAAAAAGATTTTTTCGTCAGCGCAAGGTTTGTCCAGTCAGTCTTTGCCATAGCCGTTGATGTGCCCTGGGTTCCGGGAACCCCGTCAAAAACCAGACCGGCAGCACCATCGATAACACCAGATATTCACGCTCCATCCAGTTCGCTCTCGTTTCTTCGTCTTGAGCCGGATATTTCCTATGAATTCCAGGACGAATACAGCAAAAATCTTCTGTTCGAAGCCGGCGGCAGAATTGCAGGCGGCGTCTGGGATATTACATGGGAAGGAGACCCGGAAACAGCCTTTCCCGCAACGAAGTATCACTGGACGACATACAACGACCGGATCGCACTCAGGATCGGCACCGGGTCAACAGACCTCTATTCGCTCGCTGGTGACATAGACTTCACCGGTCTGCAGCTCGGCTGGAACAATCATGGAATTCTCAAACAGCTCGATTTTGAACGCTACAGCGACTCGGACGCATTTCTCTCTCTTGATCGCGAACAGCAACGAACCATCGAAGGGAACGGGCCTCCGGCATCAATTGCCGAATTACGCATTGACAATCTGGTCGTTGCGCGTCAGCGAATAGGGCTTAACGGAAGGTTTATCTTTCAGAACGTGCGCATGACATCGGACCTGAGAAAAACTGAAGTCTATCTCTACGAACGTTCGATACGGCAAAAACCGCTGGCCGTGCTCGATTTTTCCATGTCGGTCGTCAATCGCTCCCTCCCAGCACATGAAATTCTCGTCAGAACAGGCCTGGGCATCGACAAAAATCCGTTGAACTCCGATGATACCGACCCGGCATCGCTGACCGGGTTCGGTCAGATCATCTATGGGCTCAATAACCGAATGAGCATTGAAACCGGAATCCAGCACAACCCGGAAACCGAATCCGCGGACGCATATGCAGGCGCAGTGCTCTCCATTTTCGACAACTGGATCGCTGCCGTCTACGGTGCGCTCTCGAACAGGAACTATGGCGCCGACTTCCGTGTCGAAGGCAAAGGGCGTCAATGGTCATTCTCCTATCTCGGGCGCTACAACGACAACGGTTTTGGCAGCGACGGTGAGGTCTGGGAACGAACTCATACAGGACGATTCTCTACCAGCATTTTTCATCCCCTGGATATTCTGCTTTACGCAAAACGCGAACGCAAAGCAAACACTCCCGTCAACGAGTACATCCTTCCCGGGCTCTACGTCTATGTCCATCCGCGCCTTATGCTGTCGGCTGTCCCCAATGACGAGGAGCTCTACCATTACGAGGCGAACCTGTACTTCTCTTCAGCTGGCGACCTCACGCTGGCATATGAAAACAAGGTGGTCAGCGCAGACATCGGTTATGAATTCAGCCCTTCACTGTCAAGCAGAGCAATCTCGACCTATGCCATCAACTCCGGAAACAGCGTCAACAGCCTTTACTTTGACTGGAAACCAGGGGCGAACCGCTACAACCTTATAAGAATGGGGGTCTCACGCGCTGAAACAGGGACAGGCTACACGCTTGCATGGAATAAATTCATCAATGCGGGAATGCAGATGAGCCTCCAGTACAGCTACAACATGAACAATGCGCTACAGTTAGAAACTGAGGAAAACTTTTCGAACCTTGTCGTGCCAGAAGCTCGCCAGTACATCGCCCTTACGGTCACTTGTGACCTTGGACGATCCAATAAAAAATTCTACCCGATCAACCGCTCAGCCATAAGTCATACAAGGGGCGGACTGGCAGGTTCTCTCAGCATTTCCAATACAACCAGTGTCTCTTCATCTGATATCAACGACGTCGATATCCTGATCAACAGAAGAAAACTCGGACAGCGACAAGTCGACGGTTCATTTTTCGTAGGCAACCTGAAACCGGGAGTCTATGCGGTAGAAGTCGATGACGAAAACCTTCCTCTTGAACTCAACGTCCAGCAAAAGAAAGTGTATGCCGAGGTTCTCAACGGATCAGTCACTGAAGTCATCATTCCCGTGGTCGCAGAATATTCTATTTCAGGAAAAATCAGTGGTCCTGACAAAAAAGGCATTGAAAACATCACCGTCACCGTCACCGACGCCAAAGGCGAAACTGCATCGAAAAGCAAAACCAATCTGTTCGGCTATTACCGTGCAGACACTCTCCCATCGGGATCTTACACGGTAAGAGCTGAAGGAAAAGAAACTACGGTCACCATTGACGACGATTACGTCTACAACGTCGATCTCACCATCGATCCGACATCAATCATCGCTCCGGCAGCGAAAATCCCCTCACAGCAGACTGAAGAAAGCCTCACGGAAAAGCCCCTGAATCCATAACGCTACGATTGTCTGTACCGGAGCATTTCCCGGCATGATGACTCAAAGTCCTTTTCAGAAAAAATCTCCATCGTAAAGACCCTTTGATCATCAGGATTCTCCCGAAGCGAGCGCATCACCAGATCAAGCGTCTCGGAACGCATGTACTCAAGACCCTTGTGGTCCTTTCCATCCTTGATGCCATGCATATGCAGGACTTTCGCATACTTGAGAAAAACATCAAGGTGATCCTGAACAGGAAATCCATAGAGCTCCAGATGCCCCACGTCAAGAGTAACAGACAATCCGAACTGACGGATCACCGGAAAAATAAGCTCAAACGGGTAGTTCAGTGTTTCAACACAAAACGCATCAGGCGAAGCAGCCTCTTCGTCGACAAGCATATCGATCGAGGAGAGCAGACTCTCGCAAAACACATGACGTTCTTCGTCACTGAACCGGTTAATATCGACACGCTCCCCTGCCTCGGCATGCATCACATAGGCTGAGGGGCTGAGCGTTGAGGTCAATTCGACAACTCTGAGACACTTTTCCACAGACCGCCTGCGAACCGCTGCATCGCGATGGCCAAGATAGACATCGAGCGGAAGATGAATCGAATATGTCAGATCATAATCCCGGCTAATATCACGAAGCAGCAGAATATCCGACGCCGAAGGCAGGTTGCTCATCTCATCCGATTCGAACAGCACGAGTTCAACATCGTCCACCTTCTCCTTGAGATATTCAATATTGGGGAGAATCTCATCCGGAATGATATAGGATGTCGTCCCGAGCCTGAAAGGAAATTGATTTTTACAGTTCATATCGTTGATTCAAAACAGTAAACAAGAAAACACGTTACAAGATCACACGCTCGCGGCCAAAGATACAAAAAAAGCCGGGGACCGACCCCGCATCGAATGCCACATCGAAAAAGTCATCAATGCAAACCAGACCATCACGATAAAACGCATCATGCAAACAAGAAGCAATCTGTCGACACCTGAATACATCTAAGGCAAATAAATTGTTCTCTCTATGATAAGGATAACGCTTAACGCTCTTCTGCAATGACGGTTGTTTACAGATTTTTACTCCTGATCATAACGCTATCAGGATCCGTTAACCCCGAAAACCGAACGATTCTGGCGGCAGCGCGCCCCGGAACTTCTGAAATCACTTTACCTGATGGTTTGCCTGCACATAAAAAGCCTTCAGAAACGACCCCCGAAGTTCCCGAAGGTTTCAGCGTCATGACACTGCAAAAAACGGAATCTCTCATAAAATTCTGCGGAGAGGACTCGCTCTGTGAAGCACTTTTCATGAAAGTAAACCGATATGACCGTCGCCGAATACCTGCCGGAAAAACAGTCCTGATGCCAATTGATATTCAAAAAGCGTTAGAATACGTACCGATACCGAAGCAGATCAGCGACTACAGAGGCGAACGCGAAATCCGAGTGTTCCTGGCTCTGCAGTATTTTGGCGCCTACGAAAACGGGGCGATTGCCTTCTGGGGCCCGGTCTCAAGCGGAAAGAAATCACGACCCACCCGCCCGGGCAAATTTGTCGTCAACTACAAGCAGCGCTACAAGCGTTCCATCAAATACCACAATGCTCCCATGCCCTACGCCATTAACTACAATGGCGGGTACTTCATTCACGAACAGTCCCTGCCGGGCTACCCCGCATCGCACGGATGCATCCGTCTGCTCATGTCCGATGCAAAAAAACTCTTCTACTGGATAAAAATCGGCGATCCGGTGACGATTCAGTAACGAGCAGTTCTTCTGCAGCAGCAAGAGCGATGATCAATACTTGTCACGCATAAAACCATCCCATAGCTGAAGGGCCAACATGGCGAACCAGCAACGATAAGGCTCATGGCTTTGTTGAACACAACAGCCCTGATCAAGCATTCAGGTTTACCACAGTCCTTCCCTTGAGTTTTCCCTGTAGCATCCGTTCGATCGAATCCGGAAGATCGCTCATGGATATCTCCTTGCTGAGATTCATAAGACAGTCCGGCTTCCATTCGCCGGCAAGCTTACACCAGACATTTTTCCTGAGAGCGATCGGGCAGTTCTGAGAGTCGATGCCAATCAGCGATACACCTCGCAGAATGAACGGATAGACCGTAAGATGAAGTTCAGGTGATGCGACGTTGCCACAACAGGTAACCACGCCCATCGGCTGCATCGACTTCAGGAGGTTGACAAGGATCGTGCCTCCCACAGTATCCACCGCTCCGGCAAACACGCCCTTGTGCAATGGACGACGCTCCTCATCCTGAAAATCCTTACGGGGAAGCACTTCTGCAGCACCAAGGTTCAAAAGAAAATCCCGTTCCTGCTCCTTGCCCGAAATAGCCGAGACGCAATAGCCAAGTTTCGAAAGCATTGCAACGGCAAGTGCGCCAACACCGCCGGTAGCACCGGATACAGCAATCCGGCCATCCTCGGGTTTGAGTGTTTCCGTCAGGCGAAGCACTGAAAGAGCTGCTGTCAGTCCGGCGGTGCCGAAAGCCATAGCCTCCTGCATCGAAAGACCATCCGGAAGCCTGAGTGCCCACCGGGACGGCACCCGGATATATTGCCCGAATCCTCCGGGGGTATTCATTCCCAGGTCAAAGCCAGTAACGATCACAGGATCGCCCTCAAGAAAATCGTTGCTCCCCGACTTTTCGACCATGCCCACAGCATCGATGCCTGGCGTATGCGGATACGCTTTCGTGACACCTCTGTTACCGCTTGCCGAAAGCGCGTCTTTGTAATTCAGCGAGGAGTAGAAGACCCTGACAAGAAGATCACCGGAAGGCAGATCGGCGACACGCCGCCGCTGCAGCTCACCGCTATATCGATCGTCCCTTTCCTCGACGACAAACGCTCTGAATTCAGTCTTTTCGATTTCAGTCAGTTGCATACCATCATGGTTGTAGATTTCAGAAAAATGTCATACAACATCGGGGAACTATCCTTTCAGCTCTTTGATCAGCATATGAAGGCTCGGCCACATACGGGCTCCTTTTGCGACAAGCTGCCGGACCAGAGCATCAGCCTGCCGATCCTCGGTATAGTCGCGTTCGGCAACACCTTCAGCAATCCAGACATCTTTGCCTGCATCAAGTGCTTGTTCGCCAATCCGTAAATTGATCAGGTTGCCAGCCCCAAACGGAACCGCGCTCACCACAACTATATCGGCCTCTAAGGCAAGTTCCAGAGCACTCTGGAACGCCGTACCGCTGATCGCGGAAAAAGGTTTGTCGAGCACAGCCTCGACGCCGAGCGCATTTGCCGCTTCGGCATCCGAATCCATCCTGTTGAGCACGCCGGTCGTGACACGGTAACCATGCAATCCAAGACGACGATAGAGTTCAATACCGGTTCCACCTCCGGCAATCACATGAACAGTCAGCTTATGCTCGGAGGTCTTGCGAAAACCATCAAGCACACCGGTCACATTGACGGTACCGGTAAGAGGATCGTGCTTGACCTGTAGTTCGCAATCATAGACACGGCTGAGGATATCGGCCCGAAGAACATCCCGGGGATTTCCTTCAGCAACGACACGTCCTGCGTCCATGAGAATGAGCCTGTCGGCTATTTCAGACGAGAGGCTCAGATCGTGACTGACCAGAACCACCGTCATCCCCCGCTCATGATTGATCCGTTTCAGAATGCGAAGAACCTCGTAACGATGATTGATATCGAGATGCGAGATAGATTCATCGAGCATGATCATCTTCGGCTCCTGAGCCAGAACCATAGCAAGAATAACCCTCTGCTGCTCACCTCCGCTCAACTCCATGAAATAACGATCCCGGAGATGGAGCACATCGGTATAGATCATTGCGCGTTCGATAATCACATAATCCTTTTCCGACAGTGCTCGCCAAGGAAGTCCGGATCCGGTCCGCCCGTTCATGACAATCTGACCGACAGTATAGGCCATTGGAGACTCGACCTTCTGAGGAACAACTCCGAGCATTGCAGATCGCTCGGATGGCTTGAGCTTTTGCACATCATGCCCGAACAGACTGACCCGTCCCGCAACCGGCTTGAGCAACGCCGCCGCTGTTTTCAACAACGTACTCTTGCCGCACCCGTTGGGCCCGATCAGAACAACGAACTCCCCCGAACCAATCTCCATTGAAATCGAATCCAGAACACGGTGCTCGCCATATCCGGCAGTAAGACTGTCTATGGCAAGGGCGGAAAGGGACATAATGCTAAGTGCTAAGTGCTAAGTGCTAAGTGCTAAGTGCTAAGTGCTAAGTGCTAAGTGCTAAGTGCTAAGTGCTAAGTGCTAAGTGCTAAGTGCTAAGTGCTAAGTGCTAAGTGCTAAGAAAATATGAGCTCGTTCAGGAACTATCAAGTCCGTTTTGCTTTCGGCTTTTTCAGGCTATCCACGCATTCTTCATTTTTCGCTGCAATATCAGGAGAAAAAACGGACCTCCGGCAAGGGCGGTGATAACACCGACCGGAATTTCCACAGGAGCGAGAACCGTCCGTGCAAACGCATCGCACAGAACCAGGAAAGTTCCACCTGACAACGCGGAAAGAGGAATAAGCCAGCGATGATCAGGGCCGAACATAGCCCTTGTTACATGCGGTACGATCAGGCCGACAAAACCGATCATTCCACCAACCGAAACGGCTGTCGCGGCCATCAGCGTTGATGCAAGCAGTCCGACAAGTATGATAAGGTCAGCGTTCATACCCTGATAGTGGGCCATTTCACGACCAAGCGTCAATGCGTTGAAACGCGATGCAAGCATCCATACGACAATAAAACCGGCAACGATAAGAATCGACGACATAATTCTCTGCTGAAGAGGCACCGGTTGCAGGTTTCCGAGCATCCACCAGATAACGTTATGAAGCCCCTCAACGCTGGCGCTTGAGACAAGAAACATGATCAGGCTCGAGCAGATCGCACTGATAATCACACCACTGAGAATGAGGCTATAGACCGAAGGAGAACCCCCGCTCCCTGTCCTGGCAATCCCGTAGACAAGCAACAGGGTGACGATGGCGGCAAAAAATGCGGCAACGGGCAGACTGAGTGGAATAAAAGCCACGGCTCCGAAAAGGATGGCCAGCGTCGCCCCGAGACCGGCTCCCCCGCTCACCCCAAGCACATAGGGTTCAGCAAGCGGATTACGCAGAATAGCCTGAAAGACCACCCCCGATACCGAAAGTGCAGAACCGACAAGCAGTCCCATCACCAGCCGATTGAAACGGAGATTCAGAATCGCCCGGCCCACAGGGCTCTGCAGATCCGGCAGCCCCAGACTGCTGGGACCTAAAAGCAGAGAGAGTGCAAGCAGGAGCGGAACCGCGAGAAGAAAAAGCACGATACGCCATCTCGACACACTGCTGATGCCAAAGAGTACGGTCGGCTGTATATCATTGTTTACACCAGTTTTCATCACATCAGATAAAGCATTGCCGCCTGAACAACAAGGCGCAAAAAAACTCCCGTCACAAGAAAAACACCTGAAGAAAGCAGCATGAGAACAACCGCCTGTTTGATCGAATCAATGTTCGGCCTATTCTCTGCAATGCCAAGATACGGAAGATCTGTCACCACTCCACCATAACTCCTCGGACCGCCGAAACGCACGCCGAGGGCTCCGGCAAAAGCCGCCTCAGGGTAACCGGCATTAGGACTGGTATGCTTCCCTGCAGTGCTCAGGACAGATGGCAGCACATCCCGGTAACGAAGTCTCATCAGAGCGGCAGCAGCCGCAATACAAGGCACTGTCAAACGCGACGGAAGAAAATTGACAAGATCGTCAAAACGCGCCGAAGCCCATCCAAATTCAAGATAGCGTTCATTTTTATAGCCGAAACTTGAATCAAGCGTGTTGACCGCTTTATAAGCAAGAGCTCCAACCGGGCCGAACAGCAGGGCATAAAAGAGCGGTGCCGTAACACCGTCCACCGTATTTTCGGCAACACTTTCAACTGCTGCCTGTGCGATTCCCTGTTCATCAAGGCTGGAGGTATCTCGCCCGACAATCATGCTGACACTCCGACGGGCCTGGCCGATATCGTTCACGGCAAGAGGCCTCAGTACAGCATAAGCGTGGTCAGCCAGATCTCTTGATGCGATACTGAAATATAAGATGAGGATCCCTGCAGTGAACTGCAGCAGCGGATGCAGAAAACCGCAGAGCAACAGAAAAGCATATGCCAGAGCAACCGTTCCTCCAACGACAATGATAACAGCCATAACTCCTGCAATGCGGAGATGAAGACAACGAATCGAGCGAAGGATACGCTCCGTAGCAGCAGCCAGCCACCCTATTGCCCTGACAGGATGCGGCAGAAAACGCGGATCACCGGCAAGAAAGTCAACAAGAAAAGCAGCTGCAATCTGGTATTCAACTGGATACATCATTTCTCAACCATCCCGACCTCGCCGCCGACAAGCTGAAGCTGATCGAGCATATAGTCGTTTTCTTCCGGTTTACGGATAGCAAACCTGAAATAATTATCCTCAAGACCGGGAAAATTCCGACAATCCCTGACATAGATATTTTTTGCGATCAGGAAATCGAGAAGATCATTGAGGCTTGATCCACTGTTCCACTGAGCAAGAAAAAAGTTTGCGGCATATCCACGGATCGCGATGTCCGGGACGTTTTTCATACGTTTATAAATTTTAGCCCGCTCCACCGTGATCAGGCGACGGACATCCTCCTCGAAATCACCAGCATGAAGCAGCTCTAAGGCAACAGCTTCCGCAATGGCATTGACCGTCCAGGGTTCCTTGAAATCAAGAAGGATTTTGATAACATCCGGATGAGCAATAGCTGCTCCCAGCCGAAGCCCGGGCAACGCATAAAATTTCGTCAGGGAATTGATCACGACAATATTGCGGAAAGCCCGAACATCACGCATCAGCGAAGCACCGGGAAAATCGTCAACGAACTGGATAAAAGCTTCATCGATAATGAACCATTTATCAGGGAACCGGCTTGCAAGCGCCATGACAAGCTCCTTCGGAAATCTCGTCCCGGTGGGATTATTGGGGTTTGCGGCAAACAGCGCGTCGGCATCCTGCAGTTGCTCTGCAATCTCGTCGATGCCGGGCAGAAGAAACAGCTCCTTTTCCTGAAGTCTCAGATAGCTGACCTTCGCCCCTGCAATCCGGCAGGCCCGTTCGTAGTCGAAAAATGATGGGGCAAGCACCATAACCCGTTGCAAACGCAGCGCTCTGGGAACAAGATAGATCCCTTCGATAGCGCCATTGAGAGGCAGCAGCGTTTCATCGTCAAGACTGAAACGGTTCGAGTAGAATTCCCGTATACCACGTCCATCAATGGAAGGGTAACAATGAAGAGAAAACGCGTCGAGAGAAACCTCCGGAAGCGATGGAGAAAGCGGACTGATATTGACGCTGAAATCAAGGAGTGGCTGAGTTCCTGTAACGCAGTAGCGCTCCGGTTCTCCTCCGTGTTCATGATGATAAAGATTGTCTCTGCTCATTGTCCCCTGTTCGGTATTCGAAAAAAACAACTTACTCCTATTTTTCGATAATCCTGTACAGCTTATCAAGATCAAGATGAGCTGCAACATGTCGCGCAAGCCGGTTATAATCCTCATCCCTGTCCTCTGTTCTTTCAGACGGAGTATAGGATGCACTCAGTTGTCTGAAAAACCAGTGCCGAAAAAGCGGGGCATCAAAAACACCATGAAAATAGGTCCCGAAGACCTTTGTATCAGAAGTCATGACACCGTCGCGAGCAGAAACAGCAATACCGTTTCGTGTCGTCACGTCAAAAAGAGGAAGCGCATCGCCATGGCAGGAGGTTTCACCCATATGAATTTCATAACCATGCACGCTATAACCGTTACCGCTCATAACGCCCCTGGCGTTGCACAGTGTCTTTTCCTGCTGAAGAACAGTTTCGACTGGCAGCAGATCCAAGCCTGCTGTCCTGCCTGGAACCCCTTCGACGCCATACGGGTCAGCAATAGAACGCCCAAGCATCTGATAACCGCCGCAAATACCGGCAATAACACCACCATTCCGACGAAAATCCTCAAGACGGCTCTCCCACCCCTGCTGGCGTA
Coding sequences:
- a CDS encoding carboxypeptidase-like regulatory domain-containing protein yields the protein MHALKTVMRVMLLSTTLHGMHQASLAATAEGKQNSVQAAKSEQPEPILVEVFFNKQSAGDYICYKTEEDYWIPFEAFTKATNITREAHPSDGQIAYPTNIGVLKHNPADQITIEQTSCISFSQLKKDFFVSARFVQSVFAIAVDVPWVPGTPSKTRPAAPSITPDIHAPSSSLSFLRLEPDISYEFQDEYSKNLLFEAGGRIAGGVWDITWEGDPETAFPATKYHWTTYNDRIALRIGTGSTDLYSLAGDIDFTGLQLGWNNHGILKQLDFERYSDSDAFLSLDREQQRTIEGNGPPASIAELRIDNLVVARQRIGLNGRFIFQNVRMTSDLRKTEVYLYERSIRQKPLAVLDFSMSVVNRSLPAHEILVRTGLGIDKNPLNSDDTDPASLTGFGQIIYGLNNRMSIETGIQHNPETESADAYAGAVLSIFDNWIAAVYGALSNRNYGADFRVEGKGRQWSFSYLGRYNDNGFGSDGEVWERTHTGRFSTSIFHPLDILLYAKRERKANTPVNEYILPGLYVYVHPRLMLSAVPNDEELYHYEANLYFSSAGDLTLAYENKVVSADIGYEFSPSLSSRAISTYAINSGNSVNSLYFDWKPGANRYNLIRMGVSRAETGTGYTLAWNKFINAGMQMSLQYSYNMNNALQLETEENFSNLVVPEARQYIALTVTCDLGRSNKKFYPINRSAISHTRGGLAGSLSISNTTSVSSSDINDVDILINRRKLGQRQVDGSFFVGNLKPGVYAVEVDDENLPLELNVQQKKVYAEVLNGSVTEVIIPVVAEYSISGKISGPDKKGIENITVTVTDAKGETASKSKTNLFGYYRADTLPSGSYTVRAEGKETTVTIDDDYVYNVDLTIDPTSIIAPAAKIPSQQTEESLTEKPLNP
- the cbiR gene encoding cobamide remodeling phosphodiesterase CbiR encodes the protein MNCKNQFPFRLGTTSYIIPDEILPNIEYLKEKVDDVELVLFESDEMSNLPSASDILLLRDISRDYDLTYSIHLPLDVYLGHRDAAVRRRSVEKCLRVVELTSTLSPSAYVMHAEAGERVDINRFSDEERHVFCESLLSSIDMLVDEEAASPDAFCVETLNYPFELIFPVIRQFGLSVTLDVGHLELYGFPVQDHLDVFLKYAKVLHMHGIKDGKDHKGLEYMRSETLDLVMRSLRENPDDQRVFTMEIFSEKDFESSCREMLRYRQS
- a CDS encoding L,D-transpeptidase, producing the protein MKVNRYDRRRIPAGKTVLMPIDIQKALEYVPIPKQISDYRGEREIRVFLALQYFGAYENGAIAFWGPVSSGKKSRPTRPGKFVVNYKQRYKRSIKYHNAPMPYAINYNGGYFIHEQSLPGYPASHGCIRLLMSDAKKLFYWIKIGDPVTIQ
- a CDS encoding YhdH/YhfP family quinone oxidoreductase translates to MQLTEIEKTEFRAFVVEERDDRYSGELQRRRVADLPSGDLLVRVFYSSLNYKDALSASGNRGVTKAYPHTPGIDAVGMVEKSGSNDFLEGDPVIVTGFDLGMNTPGGFGQYIRVPSRWALRLPDGLSMQEAMAFGTAGLTAALSVLRLTETLKPEDGRIAVSGATGGVGALAVAMLSKLGYCVSAISGKEQERDFLLNLGAAEVLPRKDFQDEERRPLHKGVFAGAVDTVGGTILVNLLKSMQPMGVVTCCGNVASPELHLTVYPFILRGVSLIGIDSQNCPIALRKNVWCKLAGEWKPDCLMNLSKEISMSDLPDSIERMLQGKLKGRTVVNLNA
- a CDS encoding ABC transporter ATP-binding protein, with protein sequence MSLSALAIDSLTAGYGEHRVLDSISMEIGSGEFVVLIGPNGCGKSTLLKTAAALLKPVAGRVSLFGHDVQKLKPSERSAMLGVVPQKVESPMAYTVGQIVMNGRTGSGLPWRALSEKDYVIIERAMIYTDVLHLRDRYFMELSGGEQQRVILAMVLAQEPKMIMLDESISHLDINHRYEVLRILKRINHERGMTVVLVSHDLSLSSEIADRLILMDAGRVVAEGNPRDVLRADILSRVYDCELQVKHDPLTGTVNVTGVLDGFRKTSEHKLTVHVIAGGGTGIELYRRLGLHGYRVTTGVLNRMDSDAEAANALGVEAVLDKPFSAISGTAFQSALELALEADIVVVSAVPFGAGNLINLRIGEQALDAGKDVWIAEGVAERDYTEDRQADALVRQLVAKGARMWPSLHMLIKELKG
- a CDS encoding FecCD family ABC transporter permease, whose amino-acid sequence is MKTGVNNDIQPTVLFGISSVSRWRIVLFLLAVPLLLALSLLLGPSSLGLPDLQSPVGRAILNLRFNRLVMGLLVGSALSVSGVVFQAILRNPLAEPYVLGVSGGAGLGATLAILFGAVAFIPLSLPVAAFFAAIVTLLLVYGIARTGSGGSPSVYSLILSGVIISAICSSLIMFLVSSASVEGLHNVIWWMLGNLQPVPLQQRIMSSILIVAGFIVVWMLASRFNALTLGREMAHYQGMNADLIILVGLLASTLMAATAVSVGGMIGFVGLIVPHVTRAMFGPDHRWLIPLSALSGGTFLVLCDAFARTVLAPVEIPVGVITALAGGPFFLLILQRKMKNAWIA
- the cbiB gene encoding adenosylcobinamide-phosphate synthase CbiB, producing MMYPVEYQIAAAFLVDFLAGDPRFLPHPVRAIGWLAAATERILRSIRCLHLRIAGVMAVIIVVGGTVALAYAFLLLCGFLHPLLQFTAGILILYFSIASRDLADHAYAVLRPLAVNDIGQARRSVSMIVGRDTSSLDEQGIAQAAVESVAENTVDGVTAPLFYALLFGPVGALAYKAVNTLDSSFGYKNERYLEFGWASARFDDLVNFLPSRLTVPCIAAAAALMRLRYRDVLPSVLSTAGKHTSPNAGYPEAAFAGALGVRFGGPRSYGGVVTDLPYLGIAENRPNIDSIKQAVVLMLLSSGVFLVTGVFLRLVVQAAMLYLM
- the cobD gene encoding threonine-phosphate decarboxylase CobD — protein: MSRDNLYHHEHGGEPERYCVTGTQPLLDFSVNISPLSPSLPEVSLDAFSLHCYPSIDGRGIREFYSNRFSLDDETLLPLNGAIEGIYLVPRALRLQRVMVLAPSFFDYERACRIAGAKVSYLRLQEKELFLLPGIDEIAEQLQDADALFAANPNNPTGTRFPKELVMALASRFPDKWFIIDEAFIQFVDDFPGASLMRDVRAFRNIVVINSLTKFYALPGLRLGAAIAHPDVIKILLDFKEPWTVNAIAEAVALELLHAGDFEEDVRRLITVERAKIYKRMKNVPDIAIRGYAANFFLAQWNSGSSLNDLLDFLIAKNIYVRDCRNFPGLEDNYFRFAIRKPEENDYMLDQLQLVGGEVGMVEK